One Canis lupus familiaris isolate Mischka breed German Shepherd chromosome 20, alternate assembly UU_Cfam_GSD_1.0, whole genome shotgun sequence genomic region harbors:
- the LOC484960 gene encoding complement C3 isoform X2, with the protein MDMPWPVGLILLLLRTSLAHAEPLYILVTPRALRVGTPENIHVQAHSDSLQPLTGNLQVNLTVWDFPMKKTVVAMRRLTLSRANHFMKQTSVMIPESLIYPQQPGQRYVIIRATWASTSNPSFMEKIVLVAPHAGYIFIQTDKTIYTPEHLVQYRVFTVDHKMDPVARIFTLDIKNPEGITVISQNLIAKEGFFASSFKLPEIVSLGTWSIEASYQSAAKQKFKAAFDVREYVLPSFEVQLKPNKTFFYLNDEALGVDIEAWYIFNKPVDGHALAIFGVKLDSRRMPIQSSLQRVEISEGLGHISLQKDTLISTFQGPEEDFIGASIFVNITVFSSGGEMVQAESSGVKIVRSPYNIKFTRTPQYFKPGIPFHFKVFVSNPDGSPASRVLVQCQNNKEYTSDNGVATLTINTVENQEQLSILVETAEPLRPEEQATARMTAWPYLTQGGSGNFLHIEVKMLGTDIGSSIQLSLNTKHKNHDTKDRITHFTILVLSKGRIVHAKYQSKQPGSHYTSTIIDVTAEMLPSFRILAFYLLPQGTGQDPELVADSVWIDVNDRCMGTLKVGLKKEGQFQTLEPNSQVEVKVTGDEEATVGLVAVDKAVYVLNSKHKLTQKKVWDVVEEHDIGCTAGSGKDRLAVFKDAGLDLKMSTGMHTLASSDWQCPQSPPDSRRRRRSLKKLEAKINAVNKFKTELERKCCDAGLRESPVGLSCEERTRHVRYGPTCVAAFLSCCHLSEALTREAREEQLLLGTSDEEEDLGDIFFDDQPVRTLFPESWLWKKFTLPKSNSGSRGISHYSTLVNVPDSITTWQLVAVSLKAGKGLCVSDPFELTVMKSFFVDLKLPSSVVRNEQIQIQAVLYNFRRQKVKVRVEFPHKELLCSASKKEAPSRQIVVVPPNSSKMVPFLLLPLEIGKVDVEVRVVSIGVEDHIRKTLLVKAGGQIEQISHSILLNPQGQTQMELVPRRNFLNMVPNTEAEVFISVQGDILGETILGALTSKETWKLLRVPTGCPEQTLSSLAPVIILTHYLDTTGHWGKVGVELREQVIKNIVSGYTQMLTHRSEHGTYHTSKGNPGSTWLTSYVFRVFALAYPIMTTSVLDLHSLCTTANWIITQRQAEDGHFLEEGAVIMAWMQGGYRGSEAHISLTALVLIALNEGKDLCRGIQSLTASMERARSFLEECLPKIQTTFAVAIVSYALALTNSPRANDRLDSFASHDKTHWPVDNLEDSLYTIEATAYALMQKVELGRHNETHAIAKWLLEKRELGGGFKSTQTTVVALEALTRFREAVPFNSVQDLRIQISVPKKALNLEWYIDHNNAYQLRSAKFSAQDDIEIKASGSGRGTISILTMYHRSSESWEGTCNLYHLNVTLHSTLEDNKKEEETFQLRMETRSGH; encoded by the exons ATGGACATGCCCTGGCCCGTGGGGTTGATTCTACTCCTCTTGAGGACCTCTCTTGCCCATGCCGAGCCACT GTACATCCTGGTGACCCCTCGAGCCCTGCGGGTCGGCACTCCTGAGAACATCCATGTACAGGCTCACTCAGACTCCCTGCAGCCCCTCACTGGGAACCTCCAGGTGAACCTCACCGTGTGGGACTTCCCCATGAAGAAAACAGTGGTGGCTATGAGACGCCTCACTCTCTCACGAGCAAACCACTTTATGAAACAGACATCTGTGATG ATTCCTGAGAGCCTGATATACCCCCAACAACCAGGGCAACGGTATGTCATCATCCGGGCAACGTGGGCATCCACCTCAAACCCTTCATTCATGGAGAAGATAGTGCTGGTGGCTCCCCATGCTGGCTACATCTTCATCCAGACAGACAAGACTATCTACACCCCTGAGCACTTGG tTCAATACCGAGTATTCACTGTGGACCACAAGATGGATCCTGTGGCCAGAATATTCACTCTGGACATCAAG AACCCGGAGGGGATCACTGTAATCAGCCAGAATCTGATAGCCAAGGAAGGTTTCTTCGCAAGCTCCTTTAAACTCCCAGAGATTGTCAG tcttGGGACCTGGAGCATCGAAGCCAGTTACCAAAGTGCGGCCAAGCAAAAGTTCAAGGCAGCCTTTGATGTCAGGGAATACG TGCTCCCATCATTTGAGGTCCAGCTGAAGCCAAATAAGACTTTCTTCTACCTTAACGATGAGGCTCTGGGTGTGGACATTGAGGCTTG GTATATATTCAATAAGCCAGTGGATGGACATGCTCTGGCCATCTTCGGGGTGAAGCTGGATTCCCGTCGGATGCCCATCcagagctccctgcagagagtggAG ATCTCTGAAGGCCTGGGCCACATCTCCCTCCAGAAGGATACACTGATATCCACATTCCAAGGCCCAGAAGAGGATTTCATTGGGGCCTCAATCTTTGTCAACATCACCGTGTTCTCTTCAG GGGGTGAGATGGTCCAGGCTGAGTCCTCCGGGGTGAAGATTGTCCGGAGCCCATACAACATAAAGTTCACCAGGACACCCCAGTATTTCAAGCCTGGGATACCCTTCCACTTTAAG GTCTTCGTCTCAAATCCTGATGGGTCCCCAGCCTCTAGAGTCCTTGTCCAATGCCAAAACAATAAAGAGTACACCTCAGACAATGGAGTGGCCACCTTGACCATCAACACAGTTGAAAATCAGGAGCAGCTCTCTATCCTG GTAGAAACTGCTGAGCCTCTCCGGCCAGAAGAGCAGGCTACAGCCAGGATGACAGCTTGGCCTTACTTGACTCAAGGTGGGTCAGGGAACTTCTTGCACATTGAAGTGAAGATGTTGGGCACAGATATTGGCAGCAGCATCCAGTTGAGCCTTAACACGAAACATAAGAATCATGACACCAAGGACCGCATCACTCACTTCACCATCCTG GTCCTGAGTAAGGGCCGGATTGTGCATGCCAAATATCAATCAAAGCAACCTGGGAGTCACTACACATCAACCATCATTGATGTGACTGCAGAGATGCTGCCCTCCTTCCGCATCCTGGCCTTTTATTTACTGCCTCAGGGAACAGGTCAGGATCCTGAACTGGTGGCTGACTCCGTATGGATTGATGTGAATGACAGATGCATGGGGACG CTGAAGGTTGGTTTGAAGAAAGAAGGACAATTCCAGACTTTGGAGCCAAACAGCCAGGTGGAAGTGAAAGTGACAGGTGATGAAGAGGCCACAGTGGGATTGGTGGCTGTGGACAAGGCTGTCTATGTCTTGAACAGCAAACACAAGCTCACACAGAAGAAG GTCTGGGATGTGGTGGAGGAACATGACATTGGTTGTACAGCAGGCAGTGGGAAAGACAGACTTGCTGTATTCAAGGATGCTGGATTGGACCTGAAGATGAGCACGGGGATGCACACCCTGGCAAGCTCAG ACTGGCAGTGCCCTCAGAGCCCCCCTgacagccgccgccgccgccgctccctgAAGAAGCTGGAGGCCAAAATAAATGCAG TGAACAAGTTCAAGACAGAGCTGGAGCGAAAATGCTGTGATGCTGGGCTCCGGGAGAGCCCAGTGGGGCTGTCGTGTGAGGAGAGGACCCGGCATGTCCGCTATGGGCCAACCTGCGTTGCTGCTTTCTTGAGCTGTTGCCATCTGTCTGAGGCCCTGACTAGGGAGGCCCGGGAGGAACAGCTGCTTTTGGGGACAT CGGATGAAGAGGAGGACTTAGGTGACATCTTCTTCGATGACCAGCCTGTCCGGACCTTATTCCCTGAGAGTTGGCTCTGGAAGAAGTTTACACTGCCGAAAAGTAACTCAGG TTCCAGAGGCATCTCCCACTACAGCACTCTTGTGAATGTGCCAGATTCCATCACCACGTGGCAGTTAGTGGCTGTCAGCCTCAAAGCCGGAAAAG GTCTCTGCGTCTCAGACCCCTTTGAGCTGACGGTTATGAAATCATTCTTTGTGGATCTCAAGTTGCCTTCCTCCGTGGTCAGGAATGAGCAGATCCAGATCCAAGCTGTGCTGTACAATTTCAGGAGACAGAAGGTCAAG GTCCGTGTGGAATTCCCCCACAAGGAGCTGCTGTGCAGTGCTTCGAAGAAAGAAGCCCCATCCCGCCAGATAGTGGTCGTGCCCCCCAACTCCTCCAAGATGGTGCCctttctgcttctcccacttGAGATAGGCAAAGTGGACGTGGAGGTCAGGGTTGTGAGCATTGGGGTTGAAGACCACATAAGGAAGACACTTCTGGTCAAG GCAGGAGGGCAGATAGAGCAAATATCCCACAGCATCCTCCTGAACCCCCAAG GTCAAACCCAGATGGAACTAGTGCCAAGACGGAACTTTTTGAACATGGTGCCCAATACAGAAGCAGAAGTGTTTATCAGTGTCCAAG GTGACATCCTTGGCGAGACAATCCTGGGTGCCCTGACATCTAAAGAAACATGGAAGCTGCTGAGGGTCCCGACTGGTTGCCCTGAGCAGACGCTGAGCTCCTTGGCACCTGTGATCATCCTGACCCACTATTTGGACACCACTGGCCACTGGGGCAAGGTTGGGGTAGAGCTCAGGGAGCAGGTGATAAAGAACATTGTCAGCG GTTACACCCAGATGCTGACCCATCGGAGTGAACATGGCACCTACCACACCAGCAAGGGAAATCCGGGAAGTACCTG GCTCACAAGCTACGTGTTCCGGGTCTTTGCCCTGGCCTACCCTATCATGACAACCAGCGTGCTTGACCTGCACTCTCTCTGTACCACTGCCAACTGGATCATCactcagaggcaggcagaggatgGGCACTTCTTGGAGGAAGGTGCCGTGATCATGGCATGGATGCAG GGTGGCTACCGAGGCTCTGAAGCACACATATCCCTCACAGCTCTTGTCCTGATCGCCCTGAATGAGGGGAAGGACTTGTGTCGGGGTATACAG AGTTTGACTGCCAGCATGGAGCGAGCCCGtagcttcctggaggaatgccTTCCAAAAATTCAGACAACCTTTGCCGTAGCCATAGTCTCCTATGCTCTGGCCCTCACCAATAGCCCCCGAGCCAATGACCGCCTGGACAGCTTTGCTAGCCATG ATAAAACCCACTGGCCAGTGGACAACCTGGAGGACTCCCTGTACACCATTGAGGCCACAGCTTATGCGCTGATGCAGAAGGTGGAGTTGGGTCGACACAACGAGACGCACGCCATTGCCAAGTGGCTACTGGAGAAGCGGGAGCTAGGCGGAGGTTTCAAGTCCACCCAG ACCACCGTGGTGGCCCTTGAGGCCCTCACCCGCTTCCGGGAAGCTGTCCCTTTTAATAGTGTCCAGGATCTCCGCATCCAGATAAGCGTCCCCAAGAAAGCCTTGAACTTGGAGTGGTACATCGATCATAACAACGCCTACCAGCTGCGGTCAGCAAAG TTCTCTGCCCAGGATGACATAGAGATCAAAGCCAGTGGCAGTGGGAGAGGCACAATCTCG ATCCTGACCATGTACCACAGGtcctcagagtcctgggagggCACCTGCAACCTGTACCACCTGAATGTGACTCTCCATAGTACCTTGGAAG AtaataaaaaggaggaagagaccTTCCAGCTCCGGATGGAGACAAGGTCAGGGCACTAG
- the LOC484960 gene encoding complement C3 isoform X1: MDMPWPVGLILLLLRTSLAHAEPLYILVTPRALRVGTPENIHVQAHSDSLQPLTGNLQVNLTVWDFPMKKTVVAMRRLTLSRANHFMKQTSVMIPESLIYPQQPGQRYVIIRATWASTSNPSFMEKIVLVAPHAGYIFIQTDKTIYTPEHLVQYRVFTVDHKMDPVARIFTLDIKNPEGITVISQNLIAKEGFFASSFKLPEIVSLGTWSIEASYQSAAKQKFKAAFDVREYVLPSFEVQLKPNKTFFYLNDEALGVDIEAWYIFNKPVDGHALAIFGVKLDSRRMPIQSSLQRVEISEGLGHISLQKDTLISTFQGPEEDFIGASIFVNITVFSSGGEMVQAESSGVKIVRSPYNIKFTRTPQYFKPGIPFHFKVFVSNPDGSPASRVLVQCQNNKEYTSDNGVATLTINTVENQEQLSILVETAEPLRPEEQATARMTAWPYLTQGGSGNFLHIEVKMLGTDIGSSIQLSLNTKHKNHDTKDRITHFTILVLSKGRIVHAKYQSKQPGSHYTSTIIDVTAEMLPSFRILAFYLLPQGTGQDPELVADSVWIDVNDRCMGTLKVGLKKEGQFQTLEPNSQVEVKVTGDEEATVGLVAVDKAVYVLNSKHKLTQKKVWDVVEEHDIGCTAGSGKDRLAVFKDAGLDLKMSTGMHTLASSDWQCPQSPPDSRRRRRSLKKLEAKINAVNKFKTELERKCCDAGLRESPVGLSCEERTRHVRYGPTCVAAFLSCCHLSEALTREAREEQLLLGTSDEEEDLGDIFFDDQPVRTLFPESWLWKKFTLPKSNSGSRGISHYSTLVNVPDSITTWQLVAVSLKAGKGLCVSDPFELTVMKSFFVDLKLPSSVVRNEQIQIQAVLYNFRRQKVKVRVEFPHKELLCSASKKEAPSRQIVVVPPNSSKMVPFLLLPLEIGKVDVEVRVVSIGVEDHIRKTLLVKAGGQIEQISHSILLNPQGQTQMELVPRRNFLNMVPNTEAEVFISVQGDILGETILGALTSKETWKLLRVPTGCPEQTLSSLAPVIILTHYLDTTGHWGKVGVELREQVIKNIVSGYTQMLTHRSEHGTYHTSKGNPGSTWLTSYVFRVFALAYPIMTTSVLDLHSLCTTANWIITQRQAEDGHFLEEGAVIMAWMQGGYRGSEAHISLTALVLIALNEGKDLCRGIQSLTASMERARSFLEECLPKIQTTFAVAIVSYALALTNSPRANDRLDSFASHDKTHWPVDNLEDSLYTIEATAYALMQKVELGRHNETHAIAKWLLEKRELGGGFKSTQTTVVALEALTRFREAVPFNSVQDLRIQISVPKKALNLEWYIDHNNAYQLRSAKFSAQDDIEIKASGSGRGTISILTMYHRSSESWEGTCNLYHLNVTLHSTLEDNKKEEETFQLRMETRFQGNREATMSIIEVSLLTGFYPNQNDLKQLTSDVEMYAFQYETKTSSSDSTVVLYLEKLSHKEDTVLGFRVHRMLQAEFLQAAQVTIYDYYEPSRRCSSFYNLPTERSYLQKICHKDVCRCAEEQCPSPRKDGSQLRQEELQAAACETGVDFVYKVRLESVKASTSNPYIYYNMKLQAIIKGGTDPAVPLTMKKFISHATCHDSLGLQEQETYLIMGHTSDLWRLKSEYIYVLGKKTFLMQWPSDGDVGKKELLDQMKEFSEYMSIHGCES; this comes from the exons ATGGACATGCCCTGGCCCGTGGGGTTGATTCTACTCCTCTTGAGGACCTCTCTTGCCCATGCCGAGCCACT GTACATCCTGGTGACCCCTCGAGCCCTGCGGGTCGGCACTCCTGAGAACATCCATGTACAGGCTCACTCAGACTCCCTGCAGCCCCTCACTGGGAACCTCCAGGTGAACCTCACCGTGTGGGACTTCCCCATGAAGAAAACAGTGGTGGCTATGAGACGCCTCACTCTCTCACGAGCAAACCACTTTATGAAACAGACATCTGTGATG ATTCCTGAGAGCCTGATATACCCCCAACAACCAGGGCAACGGTATGTCATCATCCGGGCAACGTGGGCATCCACCTCAAACCCTTCATTCATGGAGAAGATAGTGCTGGTGGCTCCCCATGCTGGCTACATCTTCATCCAGACAGACAAGACTATCTACACCCCTGAGCACTTGG tTCAATACCGAGTATTCACTGTGGACCACAAGATGGATCCTGTGGCCAGAATATTCACTCTGGACATCAAG AACCCGGAGGGGATCACTGTAATCAGCCAGAATCTGATAGCCAAGGAAGGTTTCTTCGCAAGCTCCTTTAAACTCCCAGAGATTGTCAG tcttGGGACCTGGAGCATCGAAGCCAGTTACCAAAGTGCGGCCAAGCAAAAGTTCAAGGCAGCCTTTGATGTCAGGGAATACG TGCTCCCATCATTTGAGGTCCAGCTGAAGCCAAATAAGACTTTCTTCTACCTTAACGATGAGGCTCTGGGTGTGGACATTGAGGCTTG GTATATATTCAATAAGCCAGTGGATGGACATGCTCTGGCCATCTTCGGGGTGAAGCTGGATTCCCGTCGGATGCCCATCcagagctccctgcagagagtggAG ATCTCTGAAGGCCTGGGCCACATCTCCCTCCAGAAGGATACACTGATATCCACATTCCAAGGCCCAGAAGAGGATTTCATTGGGGCCTCAATCTTTGTCAACATCACCGTGTTCTCTTCAG GGGGTGAGATGGTCCAGGCTGAGTCCTCCGGGGTGAAGATTGTCCGGAGCCCATACAACATAAAGTTCACCAGGACACCCCAGTATTTCAAGCCTGGGATACCCTTCCACTTTAAG GTCTTCGTCTCAAATCCTGATGGGTCCCCAGCCTCTAGAGTCCTTGTCCAATGCCAAAACAATAAAGAGTACACCTCAGACAATGGAGTGGCCACCTTGACCATCAACACAGTTGAAAATCAGGAGCAGCTCTCTATCCTG GTAGAAACTGCTGAGCCTCTCCGGCCAGAAGAGCAGGCTACAGCCAGGATGACAGCTTGGCCTTACTTGACTCAAGGTGGGTCAGGGAACTTCTTGCACATTGAAGTGAAGATGTTGGGCACAGATATTGGCAGCAGCATCCAGTTGAGCCTTAACACGAAACATAAGAATCATGACACCAAGGACCGCATCACTCACTTCACCATCCTG GTCCTGAGTAAGGGCCGGATTGTGCATGCCAAATATCAATCAAAGCAACCTGGGAGTCACTACACATCAACCATCATTGATGTGACTGCAGAGATGCTGCCCTCCTTCCGCATCCTGGCCTTTTATTTACTGCCTCAGGGAACAGGTCAGGATCCTGAACTGGTGGCTGACTCCGTATGGATTGATGTGAATGACAGATGCATGGGGACG CTGAAGGTTGGTTTGAAGAAAGAAGGACAATTCCAGACTTTGGAGCCAAACAGCCAGGTGGAAGTGAAAGTGACAGGTGATGAAGAGGCCACAGTGGGATTGGTGGCTGTGGACAAGGCTGTCTATGTCTTGAACAGCAAACACAAGCTCACACAGAAGAAG GTCTGGGATGTGGTGGAGGAACATGACATTGGTTGTACAGCAGGCAGTGGGAAAGACAGACTTGCTGTATTCAAGGATGCTGGATTGGACCTGAAGATGAGCACGGGGATGCACACCCTGGCAAGCTCAG ACTGGCAGTGCCCTCAGAGCCCCCCTgacagccgccgccgccgccgctccctgAAGAAGCTGGAGGCCAAAATAAATGCAG TGAACAAGTTCAAGACAGAGCTGGAGCGAAAATGCTGTGATGCTGGGCTCCGGGAGAGCCCAGTGGGGCTGTCGTGTGAGGAGAGGACCCGGCATGTCCGCTATGGGCCAACCTGCGTTGCTGCTTTCTTGAGCTGTTGCCATCTGTCTGAGGCCCTGACTAGGGAGGCCCGGGAGGAACAGCTGCTTTTGGGGACAT CGGATGAAGAGGAGGACTTAGGTGACATCTTCTTCGATGACCAGCCTGTCCGGACCTTATTCCCTGAGAGTTGGCTCTGGAAGAAGTTTACACTGCCGAAAAGTAACTCAGG TTCCAGAGGCATCTCCCACTACAGCACTCTTGTGAATGTGCCAGATTCCATCACCACGTGGCAGTTAGTGGCTGTCAGCCTCAAAGCCGGAAAAG GTCTCTGCGTCTCAGACCCCTTTGAGCTGACGGTTATGAAATCATTCTTTGTGGATCTCAAGTTGCCTTCCTCCGTGGTCAGGAATGAGCAGATCCAGATCCAAGCTGTGCTGTACAATTTCAGGAGACAGAAGGTCAAG GTCCGTGTGGAATTCCCCCACAAGGAGCTGCTGTGCAGTGCTTCGAAGAAAGAAGCCCCATCCCGCCAGATAGTGGTCGTGCCCCCCAACTCCTCCAAGATGGTGCCctttctgcttctcccacttGAGATAGGCAAAGTGGACGTGGAGGTCAGGGTTGTGAGCATTGGGGTTGAAGACCACATAAGGAAGACACTTCTGGTCAAG GCAGGAGGGCAGATAGAGCAAATATCCCACAGCATCCTCCTGAACCCCCAAG GTCAAACCCAGATGGAACTAGTGCCAAGACGGAACTTTTTGAACATGGTGCCCAATACAGAAGCAGAAGTGTTTATCAGTGTCCAAG GTGACATCCTTGGCGAGACAATCCTGGGTGCCCTGACATCTAAAGAAACATGGAAGCTGCTGAGGGTCCCGACTGGTTGCCCTGAGCAGACGCTGAGCTCCTTGGCACCTGTGATCATCCTGACCCACTATTTGGACACCACTGGCCACTGGGGCAAGGTTGGGGTAGAGCTCAGGGAGCAGGTGATAAAGAACATTGTCAGCG GTTACACCCAGATGCTGACCCATCGGAGTGAACATGGCACCTACCACACCAGCAAGGGAAATCCGGGAAGTACCTG GCTCACAAGCTACGTGTTCCGGGTCTTTGCCCTGGCCTACCCTATCATGACAACCAGCGTGCTTGACCTGCACTCTCTCTGTACCACTGCCAACTGGATCATCactcagaggcaggcagaggatgGGCACTTCTTGGAGGAAGGTGCCGTGATCATGGCATGGATGCAG GGTGGCTACCGAGGCTCTGAAGCACACATATCCCTCACAGCTCTTGTCCTGATCGCCCTGAATGAGGGGAAGGACTTGTGTCGGGGTATACAG AGTTTGACTGCCAGCATGGAGCGAGCCCGtagcttcctggaggaatgccTTCCAAAAATTCAGACAACCTTTGCCGTAGCCATAGTCTCCTATGCTCTGGCCCTCACCAATAGCCCCCGAGCCAATGACCGCCTGGACAGCTTTGCTAGCCATG ATAAAACCCACTGGCCAGTGGACAACCTGGAGGACTCCCTGTACACCATTGAGGCCACAGCTTATGCGCTGATGCAGAAGGTGGAGTTGGGTCGACACAACGAGACGCACGCCATTGCCAAGTGGCTACTGGAGAAGCGGGAGCTAGGCGGAGGTTTCAAGTCCACCCAG ACCACCGTGGTGGCCCTTGAGGCCCTCACCCGCTTCCGGGAAGCTGTCCCTTTTAATAGTGTCCAGGATCTCCGCATCCAGATAAGCGTCCCCAAGAAAGCCTTGAACTTGGAGTGGTACATCGATCATAACAACGCCTACCAGCTGCGGTCAGCAAAG TTCTCTGCCCAGGATGACATAGAGATCAAAGCCAGTGGCAGTGGGAGAGGCACAATCTCG ATCCTGACCATGTACCACAGGtcctcagagtcctgggagggCACCTGCAACCTGTACCACCTGAATGTGACTCTCCATAGTACCTTGGAAG AtaataaaaaggaggaagagaccTTCCAGCTCCGGATGGAGACAAG GTTCCAGGGAAATCGAGAGGCCACAATGAGCATCATAGAGGTCTCCCTGCTCACCGGCTTCTACCCCAACCAGAATGACCTCAAACAG CTTACGAGCGACGTGGAGATGTATGCCTTCCAGTATGAGACCAAGACGAGTTCCAGTGACAGCACCGTTGTCCTCTACCTGGAGAAG CTCTCGCACAAGGAAGACACAGTGCTGGGCTTCCGGGTCCACAGGATGCTGCAGGCAGAGTTCCTGCAGGCCGCCCAGGTCACCATATACGACTACTACGAGCCTT CCCGGAGGTGCAGCTCTTTCTACAACCTGCCCACAGAGCGGTCTTACCTGCAGAAGATCTGTCACAAAGATGTCTGCAGATGTGCGGAGG AACAGTGTCCATCTCCAAGGAAGGATGGCAGCCAACTGAGGCAGGAGGAGCTCCAGGCAGCAGCCTGTGAGACAGGCGTGGACTTTG